The stretch of DNA AGGATATCATGGAGCCGGTTAAAGTGGCAGTTTTCCCAGGTAAGTCCTGGCGTCATGCTGGCTTGAGCTTTTTGGACCAGGAGCCTCCACTGGAGACAACTCTGGCCAGCAGCCAACAGGGGGGAAGCTCCAATCCAGCTACACCCGTCCTTACCCAGTACAAACCAGGTTGGGAAGGGCTGTCCGGGTGCAGAGGCTCGTGCAGAGGACAGCAAGGCGGCTGCAGAACGTGCCGGGAGCCccgtgtgcagctctgcagggccTGCGGTGGAGCCCTGGGCGGCTATTTGTGCTCCCACGCTGACCGCAGTGCAGGAAGGACGCAGAGCCGCCGCCGAGCTCTGCAGCGCTCCTGTGCTAAAGTAACGCGGGGACGCTAAACCCAGGGAGCGCCTGACCTGTCCCCTACGCTCCTGAAAATGAAAGCAGGTCCTGATGCACGCAACGTGGAGACCAACTTGGTtgctgaaggaaagaagaaatagagGCAGGAAAGCAAAGAGGTGAAGGTGCCGCATGAGCGTATCTCGCTGATAAAATATCCAACTCGTTGGATGAGGAAGCCGGATGGATCCAACCCCTCTGATCTCTGGAAATCCTCTGGCACATGGGGATGGGGGAGACAGGGCTGGAAAGGCTGGGTGGGAGTCACtgggcagagctgctccctgcgaGGGCTGTAGGACCCAAATTTCCCCATCCGGGTGGGCGCTGGAGATGGTCCACCAAGAGGAGCTGCGGAAACCCGGCAGGGCCAAGGGCACCAGCTGAAGGCGGTAAGGGCAAATATTTGTCTGCTGCCGGGGTCATTGGGGCCCGGGGCCACCTCAGTCCCCAGCTCCCAGCAGGACTTTGTTAACACAGCTACCTCGGCACCTCTCCCCACCACCCCAGCAGCACAGACGCCCATGGTCTCCACCGTCATGAACAGCACGGAGCTTCCCAACACCACCAACGCGACCTCTCCAGGGTGAGTCCAGGGCACCAAGTGGGTCTGAGGACGGGCGCTGGCTCTGCGCAGCCTTGGGGAGCGGTGGGGAGCCCTCGGAcctgggggggtcccggtgcacctcggagctgctgggctgAACCACCCGGCAGCCTGTGACTTCTGGGGTGAGGCAGCAGCAAAGACCCAAAAGGGGCCCCACGGATGCCATGTGTCCCAGCGAGGCGCATCGGGCACCTTGCTCACCCCTGTGGGGTGCTGCCCGGCTCCCATGAGGCTGGGGGTGACGGCAGGACTCGTGTCCCCACCTGGGAAAGCCAAGGGCCAGGCCGTTTTCCCTGCTTCGTGCCCCATGGCACAGCTGCCTGGGGGGCTGCAGAAGGGGTTACTGCTGCGGGGGGACACCAACACACCGGGACACTGCAGAAGCAAAGCATCACCCTGGGGAAGGAgaggcgcagccctgctcctctTCTTCTCGTCTTCAGCTCTCCCAGGACAGCCATGACCATCGTGGTACCCAGCGTGGTGCTGGCCTCCCTCCTGGTTGCCGCCGGCTCTGCCGTGCTCATCTGGACCCTCGTCCGCAGGAGGAAGGAAGGTGAATGTGCCTGATGCTTCATGGCCGTGGGTCCTTCCCGGAGCCGTGGGTCCAGGCTCTGCAATGGTGCCCATCCTGAGGAGCTGGGCTCGACCTGGACTGAGCCCCTGGAGGGTGTCCTGGCTGGGGGGTCCCGGCCTGGTGGGGCCATGGGACAAACTCGTCTCAACACGGCTCCTGGCTGCGGAGGCTGGTGGGGAGCTCACAGTTCCCACAGCTTCTGGGACAGAGGATACCCCTGGAGAAGCTCCCGCCAGGACAAAAATAGGCTTtgacgtgttttttttttctttttttcttttccctgaccCTCCAGCCCAGCAGAGACCCCTCGGAGACGCCAGCCGCTCCTGGCAGGACAAGCTGGCTGCAGGCTCGCAGGTGAAACCCGGGGTattgcacagcagcagcagcggcggccggCCAGGgtgcggagagctgtgccggacGGGCCGTGCCGGCGGGGACCACCGCGGCCCTAaccccggcccggccggcaccgctgccgccgccgccggtcccCGCGGGCTCCCGCGGCCACTCGGGAGGTCGGGAGGGCGGCGAGGCCccgagccggggccgggaggcCGTCGCAGCCGCGGGCAGGGAGCCCGGCGTCACCCGCCCCCGCCAGCCCGGGCTCCTGTCCCCCTCTAGCGACTGCTGCTCGGAGGCTCCTTGTGGCCGCGCATCCCTCGGTGCAGTTTTGCACGCTGGAAGCCCAGGCTCGGCCCGCCgaccccctgcccacccccctgCCTCTTCCAGGCCCCCGGAGAcacgccgcccccgcgcagcAAAGCCAAGGCAGCCGCGAGCGCCGCGGCCGAGGGGGACCCTGGCCCCCCGTGGCTCTGCAACGTCTACAGCAATTCCCTGGAAGAGGTGAGCGAAAGCCGGCGAGCGGCGGGGGTCTGGCAGCATcggcccccccccgtccccccgccctGCTGAGCGTCCCCTGCTGTGCCCAGGGCCCCGTGGAcacgccaccgccgcctcctcgcaGAGCGTCGGCCGCCAGCACCCACACGGAGCCGGAGTCCTCGCCGTGGGAAGAGACGCTCTATGAAAACGCCCcgcagctggaggaggtgaggGGAAAGCCCAGAGCCGGGGAGCTGCCGGGACGGGAGCAAACAGCCCAGCACCGAATGCAGGAGGGGGCCACCCCCGCCTGAACCCTCCTTGGGGCGTCCCCGGGGGCTGGATTTTCTCTGCACCCTTGAACTcttcaagggtttttttcaggCGATAGTTTCCCTGGAAAGCTGCAAAGCCACCTGCAGCCTGGGCCCGGATTTGCAGGGAAAAGGCATCTTTCCCGTGCTTCCAGCTGAGCAGGAGGGCCCTGACCCTGCTCAGATGCCCTCTGCCCCTGGGTGGCCGCTGGCGCCTCCAGGGTGCTGCTCTGTCGCTGGCGGGGACCTGCAGGGGCTCATCCAGCTTCTCCCCATCCCTGTGCTCATTGCAGGCTCCAGGATCGGAGGAAGAGACGGACTATTGCTAGAGGCTGCTGCCGCTGTCTCCCTGTTGCAGCATCTCCGCGGCATGGGAGCCGCTGCGTGCGGCCTGGACCCGCGAACCCAGGAGCGCCCCGCCGGGAGGACACACCGGCCTCCTTCCCatgcccgccgccgccaccggcgtTCCCGGCCTCCTTCTGCCGAGGGCAGTGCGTCCCTGCTTCCCCGCTCTGGGGGCCCGAGGAGGCTCCCGCAGCCTCTGCGTCGCTTTGCTGGATTAACGAACTGCTCAGCACCGACCCCGCAGCCGAAGCGACCCCAGCTCCCTGGCGCCGGGGGATCCCCTGGAAAATGTGTTAATTACGTTGAGCTGAGCTGAACGACAATAAAGTGCTGATCACGGAGGAGGAGACGGGAGATCAGACACCAAGCAAGAAGCAGACGGAAGCGGCTTGCGGCACAGGAGGGTTTGGAGGGCAACGGGAGTGGGTGGCAGGGAGGGGACGGCGCTCGGGTGGCCGTGGGGGCCGCGGAGTGACCCTGGCCCATGGGAGAAGAGGTTGTCCTGGCAGCCCCGGCCAGCTCCTGGCTTGCAGCTTTTTGGGGAAAAGCAGGTTTTGGGTCACCGGCCACTTCAAGCATTGAGACCATGCCGGTTTTGGCAGGTAGTTGGGGCTGGAGGGATGGATACGGCTCTCAGCTGGTCACGCAGCTCTTGGGAGTGGTGGCTACccaaaaatcagaaaagcagAGCTTCCCCTCACCTTGGCCGGGGGGAGCGCGTGGGGGGCAAGGGGCAAGGCAGGCGTGGAGGAACGGGCTCGGGCATTCGGCTCTTTCTGAGGCACCATGAGGAATGAAGCTGCCAAAAAGGGAACTGCCGGGGAAGCAGCTTCACTTTTTGCAGAGCCTCTTTGGGTTCCTGAAACTTTTGGTGGAAACATTTAATCGGGGGAGAAAAGCAAAAGCTGTCATTCGAAACCCGCGTTTgtgccaaagggggggggggggtttggggaaAACGAGGCACTTTGTTTCATCAAACAAACCAAAGCAGCCCGGTTTTCACCGGCAGCCAGCgcgggagccgcggagccggctgGGCACCGTGCGCGGGACCCCAGCCCCGAGGGCGCCTTCTCCTCCAGCACGGGCGCCTTCCCAGCTCTTGCCCCCCGTTGCAGCAGGGCTCATGACCATCTCCTTGGAGCCCCCCTCCAAAGGCGACCCTGACCCGcacgctccctcctcctcctccgtccccATCCACAAAACCCTCCCAGCGGCCCAGACCGGTCCGTGAGCAGGGGCTGGCCGGGATTCGGTGTCTCGGGCCGGGGCTGGGGTGCCCCCCGCACTGCGGTGTCTCGCTGGAAGGCGGCTGCCGTTTCAGCGACGGGTCATGAGACGCTGCCGGGGTGACTCAGACTCCCTGGAAGCGGGGAGGAAGCAAGCGCCTGCAGCGAGATATCCAGGGTCCTCCATAGGCGCGCGGAGGAGCGAGCGCTGCCCAAGGAAGTGACGGGGGGGAACGCGCTTGGGAAACCCTCTTCCAGCCGGGGCGCTTGTAAAGGCTCTGCCCGACGGGGCGTTTTGTGGATGGCCGCGGGGGAAAGTCCTCGTCGGGAGGAAAAAGCCAGAGAATGAGGATTTTCCCCATTTGGGTCCTTTTCCCAGGTGAGAACAGGCCTCCTCCCGTGGCCGGCGGAGGGTCGGAGAGGGGGCTTGCGGGGTCAGCGAGGAGCCCAggctcagccccctcctgaaccCCCCCGtcccggcgccgggggcgggcaGGACTCAGCGGCCCCCCCTTCCCCGCAGGCGGCTGGGCCGTGACGGGCCCCCGGCGGGTGAGCAGCGAGCCAGGCGGGTCCCTGTCGGTGTCCTGCAGCTACGAGCCGGGCTACGAGCAACACCCCAAATACTGGTGCCGACTGGACTTCTTCTGGCTGTGCCTCACCTCCATCATCCGAACGAACGGCTCGGAGGCCCGGGTGACGGAGGGCCGGGTGTCCATCGGGGACAACCACACGGCGCGCACGGTCACGGTGACGCTGGGGAGCGTGGTGCCGGCGGACGCCGGCTGGTACCGGTGCGGCGTGGCCAGGACGCTGCGGCTCGGCTTGTGGCACGCCGTGGAGGTCGTCGTCTCGGCAGGTAACGGTGTGCTCGGCTCCCCGGGAGAGCCCGGAGCGTGCTTTGTGCCCCGTGccgggggggtgccgggggggcaaCAGAGACCCGCTGCTTTGGCCGGGGACGGAGACTGCCGGGGCGACGGAGGCGGACGAGGAACGGACGAGGAGCAGCCACAACAgagcctctcccttcctccctcctgctcggCATTTCGTCCCCCGCGGCCTTGCTGGCAGCCCATCCTCGAGCCCCCTTCCCGTAAAAGCCCCCCttttccctcctgctcctccacagTGCTCCGTTAATCGCCTGTGGTTAATTGGGGATGTGCCCCATGCCCAGCTCTCTCGGGGCTGCTGGCAGTCCGGCAAGGCGGCGATGCTCTTGCACAACATTTCTCCGAGGAAAATATAAATATTCAGCCTCGGAGCGCTGCACTTCTGGTATTTCCatggctggtttttttttttgttttttttctacagcTGTCAGCACTTTCCGCACCCCCCGGAGACGGAGCCGGCCCCAGCAgcgagcgccgcgccgggcgctggtGCAGACGGCGGCGATGCCGGCGGGGCGGCAGTGcggggggctgggctggggccacCTCTGGGGCCACCGAGCCACCGGGGCCAGGCTGCGCCTCGCCTGGAGGGCAGGAGAccccggctccagctccggcggcgctgaggccGGGGTTCCCTCCATGGCTCTGActctctctctgcttccttgCAGCCGTTTCGGCCACGACGGAGGCCAGCAGCCTGGCAAAGGTGACACAGAGCAGCGGCACGAGCCCCCCGGCACCCACCCCTGCGCGCCCCATGGGCTGCACGGACCCTCCAGCGCAGTGAGTTGGGGTCGGGGTCCGGATGTGTCTCCGAAGGCGGACACGGCCCCTTCGCCTTTTCCCCGCGTGTCCCAGGCGCTGCCGACTGCAGTGGCCCCCAAGAGCatcccgcggggccggcggggagggggggacagaGCAGCGCCCCGCTTCGCCCCCACGTTGCCTGGAGCTGACCGGAGAAGCCTGCATGGCTCCAAACAGCCACGGGGACCTCAAAAAGGCCGTGGGGACGGTGCGGGGCCGAGACTCACCCCCGAGGGTCCGCACCGGGGCAggctcagcccccagcccctctccccgtcGGCGTCTTCGCCCCCCCGGCGGGATGCTCCAGCTTCACCGTCCTTTCTCTCGTTCCCGCTGCCCAGGTCCTGGCTCGGCATCACCTACTTGCTGCTCTTCCTCGGCGCGAAGGTGCCCGTGCTGCTGGCCTTGGCGTGCTGGAGCAGGTGCAGGAGCCGCAGCCCCCGGGAAAAGCCGCCGCCGGGCACCGGGGCGGCCCCATCGCGGACggtgccccctccgcccccacgTCCCGCCGGGGACGAGCCGCGGCCCctgggcagccccgcggccggagCTGCCGCACGCCGGGCGCTTGTGCCCCAGCAAAGCCTgcgccccccccggcagcccccgcgctgCTTCCGTGCTGGGCCGAGAGGGGATTTGCCGGGGCGCGGAGCGCTTCCTCCGCCAGGATGCCCCTGGGGTAGCGGCACCCGGTGAGGCTCAGCGACGTCGGCCGACCGGGGGGAGCACTTCTCCCGTTCCCCCCGGGTCCCGGATTTGCACCCTCTGCGCCTGAGCCGGAGCCCCCGTGGGACTGACGGGGCTCCCAGGCCTGGGCGCAAACGCGTTGCCGTCTTCGATGTGCAGGAGCTGCCGATTAAAGATGGTTCTGCAATAAAGCCTTggtctgtctgtccgtctgtctgcCCGTTGCCTGCCGGCCCCTGCTCCGGCTCAGTGTTTGCAGCCTCTCCTGCAGCAGGGCCGGgagccttccttcccctcccGGGAAAAGCACCCCGTTGGCTTTCCTCTAGGAAAGCCCATTCCCCAGCAGGGCAACTCTCCACCCGAGAGTGGAGCTCGCGTCGGACACAGCTGCAGCATGGGCCCCTTTCTCGGTGCTCCTGATATTTTCCAGGGTCTGCGGCTCCCCAAAGCCTGCGCCGTGCCGAGCGCCTTAGGAACGCTGCTGCTTGCGCGCGTGCCACACGCAACGGCCGACGCCAGCGGCCACGGCAGGGCCAGCAGCGACGTCCGCCGCGCGGCATCCCGCCTCCCACGGCGCGGCCAGCttccctgctgctccccagcGAAGCCTTGAAGACTTGGCTCTTTCTAACGTTGTTTAAGGAACTGAAATGCCAGAGCTGCTGGGGCGCTTACAAAGCAGGAACTTAGGGCGAGCTGCGGGCTCAGGTTGCAAAATCTCCGCTGCGGATGCAACGGTTTGGCTCTTCAAAGCGCCCGGCGGTGAGCGAAGTGCCCGGGCAGGCTCCCCGCGGCCAGGCGCCCGGCCGGCGCAGCGGCGGCACCATGCTCTCCCTGCTCCTCGGCTGGGTGCTCCTGCCAGGTGGGTGCGGGGACGGCACCAGCTCCCGCTGCCGGGGCGCTTGGCGGGCAGTGCCGGCACCCCCGGCTCCTGCAGAGCCGATGGGGATGAAGGCTCGGCACGGGAGACCAGGGCGCTCCTGGCAACGGTTTGCTTCTTCGTGGGGTGCAAGGCACGCTCCGGGTGCTCCCGGGGCTCAAGCCCGCTCCCTTCCAAGGCCTTTCCACCCAGCGTGTGTCCCCCCAGGCTGCCGGGCCCTGTCGGGGCCCCCCGCGGTGGATGGCTGGCCGGGAGGATCCGTGTCCGTGGAGTGCAGATACGAGAAAGGCTTCGAGATGGCCCCCAATTTCTGGTGCAAGCCGGGCTTGGTGCTCACCTGCTACGGCTGGCGCTACCTGGTCGCCACGGCCCCGTCGCGGCCCCAGGAGCGCCGGGGCCACTTCGCCATCGCGGACAACCGCTCCCGCCGCGCCTTCCGCGTCACCGTGGGGAACCTGTCGCGGGAGGACGCCGGGACCCACCTCTGCGGGATCGCGCTGCTGTGGAGGGACCTCAGCCACGCCGTGGAGGTGATCGTGGCTGCGGGTAAGCGCCTGTCCCCTCTCCTCGGGGCCAGgagggctgctggggctgctggccCGGGGAGGGGACGTGGCATCACATGGATAAGGTACTTTTCGTGTCAGCCCCGGAGTGCCAAGCACTTCCCCGCGGAATAAGGGGAAAtacgccccagccctgcccttgcccatctcctcacCAGGTGGCTGCGCAGGTTGAAGGTCTGGTCCTTGCAGGCACCAGCATCACCCTCGCCCGGTCCTTTCCCGATGCACGGCGCGCCTGCCGGGGCCGCCGGAGCGGAGGGGAAGGGggccggcgcagcagccccagggcaggaCGCGGAGCACTGCGGCGCCCGTCGTGCCCTGGATCAGcgtcccccttcccttcccttcccttcccttcccttcccttcccttcccttcccttcccttcccttcccttcccttcccttccgcTCAGCAGGGCTGCCCAACGGCACCGAGCTGCGGCCGTCGCCCTCTCCGCGGCCAGGGACTGGCCCCAGCGGTCCCAGCCCCCCCCGGCGCGTAGGTGCCACCCTGGGGTGAGTGTTGGCGCGTCCCGCGGGCACCGGCCGTGCTTTGGGCAGAAGCGTTCAAGGCGGTCACCTCCGCTCGGGGGGCAGCGCCGTCCCGCTTCGCCCGGGGGAACGGAGCAGAAGCATCGCGGGGCACCGCACGACAGCGTGGGATGCGGCAGTGGCACCGCGGCCGAGGGCTGCGCCTGCTgcgggcgccgggcgggaggCGGCACCGGGAGCGCGGCACAGCCATGGCCCCTCGCCCGCAGGTCcccgctcctgctctgcttcctgctgctggtgGCCGCGAAGGGCCTCGTCCTCCTGGGCCTGGCTGGCGCCGCCATCCGGATAAGTGTGCGGGACCGGAGGAGCGCCAGGCAGGGGGCACCCGGCGGAGCAGGTGAGACCCCCATGCCCGTCCCATAGAGCCCGGGTGCCCCGTCCGGGACCCAGCGGGGACGGCTTCTGCCCCAGCGCCACGAGCCGCACGGGGGGAGCAGCTCCCAGCcaaagcagcgggaggagcagggccGCGGGCGCGGACCTGGCGCGGATGCGGATGCAGATGCGGATGCGGACGCAGATGCGGATGCAGATGCGGATGCGCCGCCGGCCAGGTCCCAGCCGCAGGCCTTCGCGCTCGAGGGGCGAATCTCGGCCAGCCCTGCTGAGGGCATCAGCGGCTCGCGTTTGGGCATCCCTCCCCGCCACGCAGGGCCCGCGGAGCGCCCGTCCCCCtcctaaagaggaagaaaacgTCAGACGGAGGCCTGGGCGCCGGAGGAAGAGACTGCCGCTCTCCGGCGAACGCGGCGCCTGTCAGCTGGCAGCCGCCTGGCGCGGCTCCTCCGCTCCTCACCCCCTTCCTCCGGCCGACCCCGGAACGGCTGCACCGGGAGCCCGGCAGCCCAGCAGCCCGGCGCCCGCCCTGGGCGACGCGCGGGGACACCGCGCAGGGCTGGCCCTTCTTCTGCAGAGATCCCCCGTCGGGGCCTGGACCCAGGGACGGTGACAAGTCAGGTTGTGTCTCTGCTAAGCGTCACCTTCAGCACCGCTAGACCAGATGTGACCATTTGCAATAAAGCTGTCTCCTCGCCTTCTCCAAGGCCAGAGCTCTTGACGGTACCAGCAGCTGGTCTGTGCGGCAGGATTGGGTTCAAGCCAGTGGCCAGTCCGTGGCTTGTGGGAGATGGACTGTGTGACACCCAGACCAGGTCCCTAAGTGTGGGCCACAGGATGCTTTGTATTTCGTGCTGCCTGTAACCCTCCTGGCCCCAAGCCCTGCCCTAATTCCCAAGAGCTTCTGCCTAAGGGTTTGACCAACAAAGCTCAGGCTTTAGCAAGTCAGTGCCAGGGATGACAGGAGCGAGGGAAGACCGTGAGGGTCCTGGTGCTTCCAGGGGACGAGGGGCATGGCACGGGGCAGCAAGGGCCAGGGCATGGTGGTTGCTAGCAAAGAGGGGAGGGCAGGAAGTCAATGGAGATCTAGAGGAAATGAGAAAGTCCAGGATGACCTCAGCAGTGACTTATAAAGACGCTCgaaaggaagaggaagcaaagTGCCAAAGTACATGCAAAGAGGTGCACGTCCAGCGAAAGGGCTGCCTTGTGGCCTGCAGCGCCCGGCCATGAGGCTCGCCCGGCTGCTCGCCTGGATGCTCCTGCCAGGTAGGGCCGGGGGAGCCCGGCGGCTCGGACCGGACCGGGCTgcgccgagcggggccaggcCGGCAGGCACAGCCCGACAGCGTGGGGCGAGCAGGGCAGGCGGCAGCGGGACTCCCCGgctctgtctgtctctgcagGCTGCTGGGCAGTGACGGGGCCCCCCACCGTGCAGGGGCGCGTGGGGGGGTCCCTCTCGGTGTCCTGCGCGTATAAGAATGGCTTCGAGACCCATGAAAAATACTGGTGCAAACCGGGAATAATTTACACCTGTGCTGATCAAACTCACATCATCAAGACCTCAAAGCCTTGCTCCGTGGTGCGAGAGGGCCGAGTCTCCATCCGGGACAATTGCACGCAGCGGGTGTTCACGGTGACCGTGAGGAACCTGACCGAGGGGGACGCGGGCACCTACCGGTGTGGGGTGAGAAGGGCAATTCGTGATGACAGTCACACAGTACATGTGAAAGTGTCCCCAGGTAAGTTGTTATGGGTCCCCTGGGCCAACGCTGCCGTCCCTGCTGCCAAAGTACAAATGACGGGAGCAGGGGCTGCGGAAAGGGCGGTGGGGAGGAGGTGGGTGCCGGCCCCACGGGACGGCCAGGCGATGGGTCACCTGGGTCTGCAGGCTGCTGCGCCTGGGCGCGTCTCACCACGGCCCCTTCTCGGTGCCCGGCCACCCCATCCCGTCCGGGCTCGTGCTCTGCtttcccccctgctctccccgtccccttttcctccctgctcacgtCCTGCTGGCACCGTCTGTGCTCTCCTCGTCGTCTTTTCCAGCGTTAGGGAAtccctccctgcccagggctgcctcACTCCCCGGTGTTGGGGACCCAGCGCGTCTGGGCCCGGGGCTTGGGCACCGTCCCTCACGCCGGGTACCAGCCCCTGCGGTGGGACCCTTAT from Apteryx mantelli isolate bAptMan1 chromosome 19, bAptMan1.hap1, whole genome shotgun sequence encodes:
- the LOC106500028 gene encoding protein CD300H-like; the encoded protein is MRIFPIWVLFPGGWAVTGPRRVSSEPGGSLSVSCSYEPGYEQHPKYWCRLDFFWLCLTSIIRTNGSEARVTEGRVSIGDNHTARTVTVTLGSVVPADAGWYRCGVARTLRLGLWHAVEVVVSAAVSATTEASSLAKVTQSSGTSPPAPTPARPMGCTDPPAQSWLGITYLLLFLGAKVPVLLALACWSRCRSRSPREKPPPGTGAAPSRTVPPPPPRPAGDEPRPLGSPAAGAAARRALVPQQSLRPPRQPPRCFRAGPRGDLPGRGALPPPGCPWGSGTR